One genomic window of Mus musculus strain C57BL/6J chromosome 4, GRCm38.p6 C57BL/6J includes the following:
- the Shisal2a gene encoding protein shisa-like-2A — MSGACSSYVSAEQEVVRGFSCPLPGGEAAAVFCCGFRDHKYCCDDPHSFFPYEHNYMWWLSIGALVGLSTAAVVLLAFLITACVLCYLFISSKPQTKLDPGLSLQTTGSKEMSPDHHGLNTAIPMEVPGVSSPRQSSSSNTHLESNKKQTVSPTCLPQNQFMATVTASNIPGSPDEISVPTPGPHGPVP, encoded by the exons ATGAGCGGCGCCTGCTCGAGCTACGTGAGCGCTGAGCAGGAGGTGGTGCGCGGCTTCAGCTGCCCGCTGCCAGGGGGCGAAGCggctgctgtcttctgctgtggCTTCCGCGACCACAAGTACTGCTGCGACGACCCGCACAGCTTCTTCCCCTACGAGCACAACTACATGTGGTGGCTCAG CATCGGAGCGCTCGTGGGCCTGTCCACGGCAGCAGTGGTCCTTCTGGCCTTCCTCATCACTGCCTGTGTGCTCTGTTACCTGTTCATCAGCTCAAAGCCTCAGACCAAGCTGGACCCCGGCTTAAGCTTGCAGACAACAG GCTCCAAGGAGATGTCACCTGACCACCATGGTTTGAACACAGCAATCCCGATGGAGGTACCAGGGGTAAGCTCTCCCCGGCAGAGTTCATCCTCGAACACACATCTGGAAAGCAACAAGAAGCAGACCGTGAGCCCCACATGTCTCCCCCAGAACCAGTTCATGGCCACAGTGACTGCTAGCAACATTCCAGGCAGTCCTGACGAGATCTCTGTCCCCACCCCTGGCCCACACGGACCAGTCCCATAA
- the Shisal2a gene encoding protein shisa-like-2A isoform X1 — translation MHTRQMIYLPLSIIHAKAAVYTMKTLVFRLLCQLNGVLFINPRGPRSACLLRSTQLPREGSWRPARWYLAQARASNIHLASLAVAWCLGSRGEEAAPTLDWVPTCTPASAPAHLTTGSPGAPSSPRASAPFAVPFSAAPLPAHFPACLALGLFLKICGVSGRCLSLTRCRSVRPGSQGGAMSGACSSYVSAEQEVVRGFSCPLPGGEAAAVFCCGFRDHKYCCDDPHSFFPYEHNYMWWLSTRAEDCVLSWSSWLFIYQREMTYHCLHF, via the exons ATGCATACTAGGCAAATGATCTATCTACCATTATCTATCATCCATGCCAAAG CTGCCGTCTATACAATGAAAACCCTGGTCTTCAGGTTGCTTTGCCAGTTAAATGGAGTATTATTCATCAACCCCAGAGGACCCCGTTCTGCCTGTCTTCTGCGTAGCACACAACTACCCAGAGAAGGGTCCTGGCGGCCCGCACGGTGGTACCTCGCTCAGGCGAGAGCCTCAAATATCCACCTTGCCTCTCTGGCTGTCGCGTGGTGTCTCGGCAGCCGGGGCGAGGAGGCAGCCCCCACCCTGGACTGGGTCCCCACGTGCACCCCTGCCTCCGCGCCCGCGCACCTGACCACCGGGTCCCCGGGCGCCCCGTCCTCACCGCGCGCCTCCGCGCCTTTCGCCGTGCCTTTCTCTGCAGCGCCTCTACCTGCGCACTTCCCTGCCTGCCTGGCCCTCGGGCTCTTTCTCAAGATCTGCGGGGTCTCCGGCCGTTGTCTCTCGCTCACCCGCTGTCGGTCCGTCCGTCCAGGGAGCCAAGGAGGCGCGATGAGCGGCGCCTGCTCGAGCTACGTGAGCGCTGAGCAGGAGGTGGTGCGCGGCTTCAGCTGCCCGCTGCCAGGGGGCGAAGCggctgctgtcttctgctgtggCTTCCGCGACCACAAGTACTGCTGCGACGACCCGCACAGCTTCTTCCCCTACGAGCACAACTACATGTGGTGGCTCAG TACACGAGCAGAAGACTGTGTGCTTTCCTGGTCTTCCTGGCTCTTTATCTACCAGAGGGAAATGACCTATCATTGTCTCCATTTCTGA